DNA from Flavobacteriales bacterium:
GTAACGGGAGCGGCGGTGCACACCTTCACGATGCCAGCCTACGCCTCCAACTTCCCCCCCACCAACCAAGGGGTGCCCACCGGCCTCAACTGCTCGGTCTGCCCCGCGCTCTTCACCGTGCCCATGTGCGCCGGCCAGCGCTTCAACTACTACATGTGCGTGGGCAACATCTACACCTTCAGCATGTGCAGCTCGGCTGCCAGCTGGGATTCGTACATCTCCATCACCACCACCAACGGCATCGCGCTGGCAACGGGATCGCCCACCTCCGATGATGATGGCTGCGGCACCGCCAACGGCCACGCCACCCTCTCCTTCGTGCCCACCGCGACCAGCACCTACATGATCCGGGTGTGGAACGGCAACTGCCTCACCACGCCGGCGGGCACCTGCGGCACCATGCAGGTGGCCTGCAACCCCGTGCCCCCGCCCCCCTCGAACGACGAGCCGCAGAACGCCATCAGCCTGGGCGCAACGGCCAGCACCGTGTGCACCTTCGTCAACGGCACCACCACCTGGGCCACGCAGAGCGCAGGTACTCCAGGAATTGCCAGCGGGAATGCGGCCAACTGCAACCTCAACGGTGGTGGCTGCGGCACTTGGTCGGGCACGTTCTCGGGGGCCGATGTGTGGTATTCGGTGGGTGTCCCCGCTAGCGGCAACCTGAGCATCATCTTCCAAGACAATAGCCAGACGAACGGTGCCTTCGCGGTGTATACCGGTGTGCCCGGCACGCTCACCCAGGTGGTGGGCAGCTGCCGCTGCAATGACTTCGTCTCGCTCAGCGGCCTGCCGGCCAACCAGACGGTTTATATCCGCGTTTGGCCAGAGGCCGGCCAGGTGAATTCGGGCACCTTCCAGATCTGCGCCTACGAGCCCATTCCGCCGCCCAATGACAACCCCTGCGGCGCCAGCAGCGGCACCTATGCACTGACGGTGAACGCCACGTGCAGCAACACCACCTTCAGCACCGAGAGCGCCACGGACATCGCGGCCCTCTACACCGTGCCCGCCCCCGGCTGCGCTACCGTGAACAACAACGATGTGTGGTTCAGCGCCGTGATGCCCGGCACCGGCTCCATGACCATCAACACCCAGGCGGGCACGCTCACGGACATGGCCATGGCGGTGTACACCGTTTCGGCCGGCACCGTCACGGACTGCGCCTCGCAGGGCCCGGCCAGCCTGCAACTGGTGCAGTGCAACGCCGTGAACAACGGCGACCCCATGCCGAGCCTCACCATCTCGGGCACGTCGGGCGTGCGCTACTACATCCGCATGTGGAACCAGGGCACGGGCTTCGGCACGGCCAACATCTGCGCCGTCGTGAACACCCCGCCGGCGAACGACAACCCCTGCGGCGCCATACCCCTCACGGTGACCAACGGCTGCGTCTTCCCCGCGCCCTTCTCCACGCAGTTCGCCACCCTCGGGCCCACCATCCCACCATGGCCCGCCGGCGTCTCGGGCATCACCAACATCGGCGGCTGCACGGGCCCCTTCAACAGCGACGTGTGGTTCACCGCGGTGGTGCCGGCCAGCGGCCAGCTGCAGCTGAACACCGACGACCTGGGCATGACCTCGGCCGGCATGGCGGTGTATACCGCGGGCGGCACCAGCTGCCCCAACCTGACGCTGAACCAGGTGGCCGGCACCTGCTACATCAACGGCAGCACCTACTCGTCGCAGATGCCCGGCGGCACCATCTCGCTGCCGGCCGGCACCGTGGTGTACATCCGCGTGTGGCGCCGCAACAACAACGACGGCACCTTCCTGCTCTGTGCGCGCAACCCGGTGAACCCGCCGGGCTGCTACTACACGCTGAACCTGGCCGATGCGGCCGGTGACGGCTGGAACGGCGGCTACGTGCGCCTCTGCGTGGGCGGCAGCTGCACCAACTACACCGTGTACGGCAACGGCGGCAACCTGGTCTTCCCGGCCAGCCTGGGCCAGACGGTGACGCTGGAGTATTTCCCGGTGGGCGGCTTCCAGAACCAGGTCTCCTTCGGCATCCAGGCCAACAACGGCTTCAACATCTTCAACAGCGCCAACCCGCCGGTCGCCGGCTTCAACACGGCCTTCATCGTCAACGCCGACTGCAACGTGCCGCCGGCGCCCATCAGCGACTGCATCGGCTCGCAGCAGGTGTGCAATACGCAGACCTTCTCCTATGCGCCGGGCAACTTCGGCAACAGCCAGGACCTGGGCCCCACCAACCGCGGCTGCCTCAGCAGCAACGAGCGGCAGGGCGCGTGGTACCGCTTCACCACCAACGCGGCGGGCACCATCGCCTTCACCATCGGCATCGGCATGGGCACTGACTACGACTTCGCCGTGTGGGGCCCCTTCAGCGGCGCGCCCACCTGCCCGCCCCCGGGGCCGCCCCTGCGCTGCAACTGGTCGGGCACCACGGGCCCCACGGGCCTCAACTACACCGCGCTGGGCACCAGCGAGGGCGCCGGCGGCCCGCCCTTCTCCCGGTGGATCGATGCCCTGGCCAACCAGACCTACCTGCTCTACATCGACAACTACACGATGAACGGCCTCACGTTCTCGCTCTCGTGGAACACCAACCCGGCCAACCTGCTGGATTGCGTGCTGCTGCCGGTGGAGTGGCTGGCATTGGAAGCCGAGCCGAAGGGCACCGAGGTGAACCTCACCTGGGCCACGGCCAGCGAGCACAACAGCGACTTCTTCCGCATCCAGCGCTCGGCGGATGGGGAGCGCTACGCCACCGTGGGCGTGGTGGAGGCCGCGGGCAGCAGCAGCGTGCGCACCGACTACCTCTTCACCGACAAGGCGCCGCACGCGGGCCTCAACTACTACCGCGTGGAGCAGGTGGATGCCGATGGCCGCACCTACGCCAGCAACGTGGTCACGGCCCTCTTCCGCCCCGGCGCGGGCCTGAGCGTGTACCCCAACCCGGCGGGCGAGAGCCTCTGGGCCAGCTTCGACCTGGTGGATGAGGGCCTGGTGGCCTGGCGGATCCTGGATGCCAGCGGCCGCGAGGTGGGCGCCGGTCGTGCCGATGCCGCCGCCGGGGTGAACCAGGTGGAGATCCCCTTGGGCATCGAATCGGGCACCTACGCGCTGCTGCTCACCGACAGCCGCGGCAATCCGCTGGGCACGGCGCGCTTCATCAAGCGCTGAGCGGCGCCATCGCCTTTCCCTGCGAGGGACCGATCGGGCAACCGGTCGGTCCCTCGTCGCTTGGGGGAGGAACCACGAGTTATCAACCCCGCGCAACCCCGGGGGGCAAGCGCCGTCACCCGGATGCGGGGTCCTCTTGGCCCCGCACCAGGCCATGCACCCGGCGAACCGGACAGCCCCCCCGGCGGTTATCCACCGGGAATCGGTGATATCTTCACCTCCTCGTCCGTTCGTCCGCCCGTTCCGTCCCTCACCCTCATCCGCCCTGCCCATGAGGATCATTACCCTTCGCCGCCCCCTCCTCCGCATCGCAAGCGCCTTCGGCACCGCCCTGGCCCTGATGTGCGCGGCCGGGCCTGAAGCGGCGGCCCAGTGCACCGGTGTGGCCATGGGGGGCACGGCGGCCGTACCCGCCGGCAACTGGAGCCCGGCCACCGTGCCGCCCACGCAGTCGGTGAACCTGAACATGACCACCACGGCGGGCTCCAACCTGGCCACCATCACGGGCTGCAACGCGGTGCTGATCACCAACCTGGCGGCCATCAGCGGCCCCAACGTGCCCGGCGGCACCACCATCAGCGGGGGGGTGTGCGGCGCCAACACCGTGCAGCTGAGCGCCAACGCCACGGTGACGGGCGCGGCCATCCACACCTTCACCATCCCGGCCTACGGCTCCAACGTGCCGCCGGCCAACCAGGGCATCCCCGCGGGCATCAACTGCTCGGTATGCCCCAGCACCTTCACGGCGAGCATCTGCGCCAACCAGTACGTGCAGTTCTATGCCTGCGCCGGCAATGTGTACACGATCAGCATGTGCAGCAGCGCGCCCGCCTCGGATTTCACCCTGAGCGTGACCAACAGCGATGCGGGCTTCACGGCCGTTCCGGTGGGCTACTTCGGATCCACCTTCGACAACGACGGCTGCGGCACCGGCAACGGCCCCAGCACGCTCACCTTCAGCCCGCAGACCTCGGGCACCTTCCGCGCCCGCGTCTTCCAGGACCCCTGCGTGGTGAACACGCTGCTCTGCGGCACCATCAGCATCTCCTGCAGCATCCCCACGCCGCCGCCCAACGACGTGGCGTGCAATGCCATCGCGCTGCCCGTGCCCACGGCCTGCTCCTACCAGCTGGCCGATGCGTCGTGGGGCAACACCGAAACGGGGATCCCCGCCCCGGGCTGCGGCGCCTACTTCGGCCGCGACAGCTGGTACTCGGCGGTGGTGCCCGCCAGCGGCAACCTGCGCATCCAGACCACCCTGGTGAGCGCCAACAGCCTGGGCATGGCGGTGTACACCGCGCCGGCCTGCAACGCCCCGCAGATCAACTGGAGCGTGGTGCTGTGCAGCCCCGGTCCATCGCCCCTGCTGGATGTGAGCGGCCTGGTGACGCCCAACACCACGGTGTACATCCGCGTGTGGCCGAACAGCAACATCGGCAACATGGGCACCTTCAACATCTGCGCCTTCGAGCCCACGCCGCCCTTCAACGACCTGCCCTGCGGCGCCTTCAACCTGCCCACGCCGGCGGTGTGCGCGCCCAACACCTACACCACCGAGTTCGCCACCAATAACATCCCGCTGGGCATCACGGCCGATCCCCCCGGATGCGGCGGCGCCATCAACAACGACGTGTGGTTCGCGGTGACGGTGCCGCCCACCGGCGCCTTCACCATCAACACCTTCGCCGGCAGCATGAGCGACCTGGCCATGGCCTGGTACCGGCTGAACACGGGCGGCTCGCTGTGCAACCCGCCGGGCTTCGCCGGCAACCTCACGCTGATCGCCTGCAACGACGACCAGTTCGCGCCCACCAACCTGATGCCGCGCATCAACAGCCAGACCACCGCGCCGGCCATCACCCCGGCCCTGGTGGCGGGCGAGACCATCTACGTGCGCATCTGGCCGAAGGGCGCCGCCAACACCCCGGCCACCAACGGCACCTTCAGCATCTGCGCCACCGAGAACGTGCCGCCGCCCAACGATGAGGCCTGCGGCGCCATCCCGCTGCCCACCAGCCTCAGCTGCAACCTGATCCCCACCACCAACGAGGGCGCCTCCACCAACAACGCCTACCCCGTTCCGCCCTGCGGGGTGCCGGTGCAGAACGATGTGTGGTACACCTTCACCGTGCCACCCAACGGGCAGATCGAATTCAACACCCAGGCCGTGGGCCTCACCGATGCGGCCTTCGCCCTGTACGAGAGCAGCGGCGGCTGCGCGCCGGCCAACCTCACCCTGGTGACGGCGCCGAATTGCCAGGTCGGCGGCAGCTCCTTCGGAGCGCTCATGCCGCAGCAGCTCTTCGCCGGGCTGAGCGCCTCCACCACCTACTACCTGCGGGTGTGGCGGCAGGGCGGCAATGTGGGCCCCTTCAACATCTGCGCGCGGCAGACGGCGGCGGCGCCCATCAGCGGCTGCGACCTCAACTCCAGCGACAGCGGCGGCCCGCTGGGCAACTACGGCAACAACGAGGTGTATGAGCAGACCTTCTGCCCGGTGAACCCCGGCGATGTGGTGGCCATCGACTTCACCGCCTTCAGCACCCAGGCCAACAACGACTTCCTCACGGTGTACAACGGCCCCAGCACGGCCTCGCCGGTGCTCGGCGTCTTCTCCGGCGGAACGCTGCCCCCGGGCCTCGTCTCCACCGCCGTCGGCGGCTGCCTCACCATCCGCTTCACCAGCAACGCCTCGGTGGTGAGCAGCGGCTGGGTGATCAGCGTGAGCTGCGGCCCGCCCCTGCCGCCCATCCCCGCCGCACCCGCGCCCTGCAACACCACCATCTACGACAGCGGCGGCGCCTCGGGCAACTACACCAACAACGAGTTCGTGACGCAGACCTATTGCCCGCCCACCCCGGGCGAGGTGGTGACGCTCACCTTCACGCAGTTCGCGCTGGAGCAGAACTGGGATTTCCTTACGGTCTTCAACGGCCCCACGGTGGGCGCGCCTTCGCTGGGCACCTTCACCGGCACGAACAACCCCGGCAGCTTCACCAGCACGCACCCCAGCGGCTGCCTCACCATCCGCTTCACCAGCGACGCCAGCATCGTTACGCCGGGCTACGCCGCCACCATCCGCTGCGGGCTGCCCCAGCCGCCGCCGCCCATTCCACCTGTGAACTTGTGCGGTTCTATAGTTTATGATCCTGGGGGGCCAACTAATAACTATCCTAATGCTGTGAACCAGAACCCAAACAACCAAGGTGGAAACGGTTGTTGGGATCCGCCTGGGCCTCAAGGCCCGTGCGCACCGGCAGGACCTTATCCGCCGCCGGCTGGTACTTGGGGGCAATATTGGTCTGAAACTTATTGTCCACCTATCGCAGGTACAGCTGTTACGCTGTCATTCCTCACTTTCGATATGGAGAGTGCCTTCACGAATTGGGATAATGTCTATATCTACAATGGCCCCACGGTAGACCCCTACAACGTGAACGGCACCCAGTTCCTCAGCGGTGCCGGTCTGCCCAATTGTGGAGGACCTGTGGGTTGGTGCAATCAAACGCTCGGGCCTGGAGGCTTCTCAGGATCAGCGAATCCAGGATCATTCACTTCAACTCACCCGAGCGGATGTATCACAATCGCCATGACCAGCGATGATATCGTAAGTTTCTCGGGATGGTCTGCTGTGGTTGAATGCCAGAGCGTCTTCAACCCCAACGCCGACTGCATCTACGCGCTGCGCCTCTATGACAGCTTCGGCGACGGCTGGGCCGGCTCCACCCTCACCGTGGTGGTGAACGGCGGCGCGCCCGCCACCTACACCATCCAAACGGGCACCTTCCAGCAGGTGCTGCTCAGCTTCGACAACGGCGACAACGTGCAGATCACCTACAACGGCGCCGGCTACTTCCCCGGCGACAACTACTGGACGCTGGACCTGGTGGGCACCGAGTACTCGCTCTACCACAGTGCCATCCCGGCGGTGAGCGGGCCGCAGAGCTTCACCATCAACTGCGCCCTGCCCATCGGCCCGCCGCAGGAGGACTGCCCCGGCGCCCAGATCCTGTGCAACACCAACCCGGTGACGGTGCAGACCAGCAACTTCGGCAGCATCGGCGACCTCACCCCCGCCAACAATGGCTGCCTGAGCATCAACGAGCGCCAGGGCGAGTGGTTCGTGTTCCGCGCGGGCGCCGTCACCCCCAGCCTGGGCTTCTCCATCGCCCCCACCGGCAGCGCCGACATCAACTGGGCCATCTGGGGGCCCTACTCCGTGGCCCTTACGGTGGACCAGATGTGCGATGCCATGACCGCGCCGCCCATCCGCTGCTCCTTCGCCACGGCCGCCAGCACCTTCGCGGCCACCGGCAGCTACAATACGGGCATGGGCTCGCCCACCTATTCGGCGCCCCAGTTCAACCCCGCCGCCACGCCCACCTCGCAGGGTGCCGGCGGCAACGGCTGGGTGCCGGGCCTCACCGCCACCCCGGGCGATGTGTACATCCTTTACGTGAGCAACTTCACTCAGAACGGCACGCCCGCCACCCTCACCTGGACCAACGGCACGCTCGACTGCTTCCTGCCGGTGGAACTGCTCAGCTTCGACGCCAAGGCCCTGGAGGATGAGGTGGAGGTGCACTGGAGCACCGCCAGCGAGGTGAACAGCGCCTGGTTCATGGTGCAGCGCTCCGCCGACAACGAAACCTTCGAGACCATCGGGCGCGTGCAGGCGCGCGGCACGGTGAGCAGCCAGACGGACTACGCGTTCACCGACCGCAGCCCGCTGCCCGGCCTCTCGTACTACCGGCTGGAGCAGGTGGACCTCGACGGCACCGTGACCTACACGCACAGCGTGCCTGTCCGCTTCAAGCCGGCCGGCGCCACGCTGCAGCTCTACCCCAACCCGGTGCGCGAGGAACTGAACCTGCTGTTCGAGGCCAGCGTCGGCACCGTGCATTGGCTGGTGCTCGATGCCTCGGGCCGCACGGCGCTCCACGGCAACGCGGGAGCCTCCGATGGCCCGCAGCAGCTGGTGCTCCCCACTGGCGCCCTGGAGTCCGGCGCCTACCTGCTCATCCTCACGCAGGAGGGCAACGAACTGGGCCGCCGCCGCTTCGTGAAGCACTGAGGCGCCGCCCCGCCCACTGGACCTGCGGGCGGCACCGGGCGTACCTTAGCGGCTAGAGCCATGAAGCGCCTGCTGGTCATCCCGCTGCTCCTGCTCGCCCTCGCGGCCCGCGCGGGGGGCGGCGAGCCGCCGGTGGCCACCTACACCTTCGGCATGAGCCTGATGACGGGCATGAACAGCGAGCTCTTCACGCTCTTCATCGTGAAGGAGTTCGAGGGCCGCATCATCCAGACCGAGCCCATCACGCGCGGCCAGTTCATGATGCAGGCGCAGGGCACCGTGCCCAGCAAGGCCAACCCCGGCGGCGTCAACCTGTTCCGCAAGTACGAGGTGGCCGGCTGCCTGCTGCCGCCCGAGCTGGACGACGGCACGCGCACGGTGAGCGACTGCGGCGTGTTCGACGAGCTGTGGAAGCTGCGCTTCTGGGAGTACCCCTTCAAGCAGCGCGAGGGCCAGCACCCCGGCCAGGGCTGGGCCGAGAGCCGCACCCAGCCGAGCCCGCGCCAGATGCTGCTGCTCTCGGGCTACGGCATCAACAGCCTGCACGACCTGGCCTGCGGCGAAGACCTCTTCCGGCTGCTGCGCGACATCGGCGACCCCGACTGGGTGGACAACTACCGCAAGGGCTACTGAGGCCATGGCTGACCTGGACGCGCTGCACGAGGCCCTGCTGCTGGGCGACCGCGCGGCGCTGGGGCGTGCCATCACCTTGGTGGAGAGCCGGCGCGCCGAGGACCGGGCCGCTGCGGCGGAGCTGGTGGAGCGCTGCCGGCCCCGCGCGGGCCATGCGCTGCGGCTGGGCATCACCGGCATACCCGGTGCCGGCAAGAGCACGCTGATCGACGCGCTGGGCCTCTGGCTCATCGGGCAGGGCCATCGGGTGGCCGTGCTGGCCGTCGACCCCAGCAGCGCCCGCAGCGGCGGCAGCATCCTGGGCGACAAGACGCGCATGGAGCGCCTGGCGCAGCGCCCCGAGGCCTTCATCCGCCCCACCGCCGCCGGCGGCACACTGGGGGGCGTGGCACAGCGCACGCGCGAGGCCATCGTGCTGTGCGAGGCCGCCGGCTACGACCGCATCGTGGTGGAGACCGTGGGCACCGGCCAGAACGAGCTGGAGGTGGACCGCATGACCGACCTGAACCTGCTGCTGCTCATCGCCGGCGCCGGGGACGAGCTGCAGGGCATCAAGCGCGGCATCATGGAGAGCGCCGATGCCATCGCCTTCACCAAGTGCGAAGGCGAGGCCCGTGACCGCGCCGAGGCGGCGCGCCGCGAGCTGCGCGGGGCGATCCAGCTGCTGCCGCCGCGGCCCAGCGGCCGGCGGCCGGAAGCGCTGCTCACCAGCGCGCTCACCGGGGCGGGCATCGCCGAGCTGGGAGCGCGCCTGGAGGCCCTGCACGCGCAGGACCTCGCCAGTGGCCTGGTGGACGAGCGGCGGCGCGAGCAGGCGCTGCACTGGATGGAGCAGTCCATCGACCTGGGTCTGCAGGAGGCCTTCTACGCCGATCCGCGCGTGGCACACGCGCTGCCCGCGCTGCGCGAGGCCGTGCGCCGCGGGGAGCGGAGCCCTGTTGATGCCGCGGCCGCGCTGCTCGCGCTCTTCAGAACAGGCGGCGCACCTCTTCCTTGATGGCCACCAGGCCCTCCTGCGAGGGCGTGTGCGAGAGCCGGGAGGCATTCTCGAACACCTTGCGCGACAGGTCGGTGCCCGCCGCCCCTTCGCCCACCTGCTCAAAGCTCATGTTCACCAGGCGGATGGTCTCCTCCTTGGCCTGCCGCACCTTCTGCCAGGCGCGGTCGCTCACGTAGATCTGCTGCGTCACGTTGTGGTCGAACTCCTCGCGGATGGTGGCCACCAGCGCCGATTGCAGGGCCCGGGCATCCATGCTGCCCCGGTGCACGCGCAGCACCAGGGGGCCGGGCTGGATGCGCTCGAGCAGGAGCGTGAGCCGCTCGTAGGCCTGCAGCCGCAGCGGCAGCACCTGCTTGCGGTCGTCCTGCCGCAGCTCGGCCATGCGCTCGGCGCCGCGCTCGGCGGAGCGGGCGCGCAGGAAGTGCCGGATGGTGTAGAACGCGGTGAGGAAGACCACCACGCTGGGCATGATGGCCACCAGGACGAGCACAACGGGATCGTTCATCGTGGGAAAAACGGTGGACGAATATCGGCCAAACGCGGGGGAAGCGCCGGTGCGGGCTTCGTTAGCTTCGCGCCTTCGCCGCCAGCCAGGCGGTGCACGGCATGCATTTATCCCCGCTCGTCCAGTCCATCGTGGAGCCCGCCACACTGCTCATGGCCCGCCGGGCCCGCGAGCTGCGCGCCCAGGGCCGCGACATCATCGACCTCAGCCTCGGCGAACCTGACCACGACCCGCCCGCCTTCGCCCTGGAGGCAGCCCACGAGGCGCTGCGCGGCCCCTGGCACAAGTACCCGCCCGTGAACGGCTTCCTCGATGTGCGCCAGGCCATCGCGGACAAGTTCCAGCGCGACAACGGCCTCGCCTATTCGCCCGAGCAGATCGTGATCAGCACCGGCGCCAAGCACAGCATCATGAACGTGGTGATGAGCCTCTGCGGGCCGGGTGATGAGGTGGTGATCCCGGCACCCTACTGGGTGAGCTACTCCGAGCAGGTGAAGCTGGCCGGCGCCACCCCCGTGCTGGTGCGCAGCACGCTGGAGGAGGACTGGAAGGCGCCGGTGGAGCGCATCGCCGCCGCCATCACGCCGCGCACGCGCCTGCTGATGTTCAGCTCGCCCTGCAACCCCAGCGGCTCGGTGCTCTCCCTGGCCGAGCTGGAGGCGCTGGCCGAGGTGGTGCGCCGCCATCCGGATCTGTACGTGATCTCCGACGAGATCTACGAGCACATCGTCTTCGAGGGCCGCCACCTGAGCTTCGCCGCCCTGCCGGGCATGATGGAGCGCACCATCACCGTGAACGGGCTGAGCAAGGCCTTCGCCCTCACCGGCTGGCGCATCGGCTACATCGGCGCGCCGCTGTGGATCGCGCAGGCCTGCACCAAGATCCAGGGCCAGTTCACCAGCGGCGCCAACAGCATCGCCCAGCGCGTCACCATGGCCTGCGTGGCCGCCGACCCCGCGGTGCTGGCGCCCATGCGCGCCGACTTCCTGCGCCGCCGCGACCTCACCCTGAAGGCCATGGAGGCCATCCCCGGCTGGCGCTGCAATGTGCCGCAGGGCGCCTTCTACCTGATGCCCGATGTGAGCGCCTCCATTGATGGGAGGACCATCAAGGGCTCGGTTGACCTGAGCCTGTACCTGCTCGACGCCGCGGGCGTGAGCCTGGTGGAGGGCCGCTCCTTCGGCGCCGAGGGCACCTTGCGCATCAGCTACGCCACCAGCGACGACAAGCTCACCGAGGCCATGGCGCGCGTAGCGCGGGCCATCGAACAGCTGCGCACGGCATGAGCGGAGCCGGCCGTTTCCTCGATCGCGCCGCAGG
Protein-coding regions in this window:
- a CDS encoding T9SS type A sorting domain-containing protein translates to MKQLYALPLLALALLAATAQAQVPPCLTNLTTPAGQSAVAAGSWGGATLPPSTTINMNLTTTAGSNLATITSCNAALITNLAGISGPNVPAGTSISGGACGTNTVQLSQNATVTGAAVHTFTMPAYASNFPPTNQGVPTGLNCSVCPALFTVPMCAGQRFNYYMCVGNIYTFSMCSSAASWDSYISITTTNGIALATGSPTSDDDGCGTANGHATLSFVPTATSTYMIRVWNGNCLTTPAGTCGTMQVACNPVPPPPSNDEPQNAISLGATASTVCTFVNGTTTWATQSAGTPGIASGNAANCNLNGGGCGTWSGTFSGADVWYSVGVPASGNLSIIFQDNSQTNGAFAVYTGVPGTLTQVVGSCRCNDFVSLSGLPANQTVYIRVWPEAGQVNSGTFQICAYEPIPPPNDNPCGASSGTYALTVNATCSNTTFSTESATDIAALYTVPAPGCATVNNNDVWFSAVMPGTGSMTINTQAGTLTDMAMAVYTVSAGTVTDCASQGPASLQLVQCNAVNNGDPMPSLTISGTSGVRYYIRMWNQGTGFGTANICAVVNTPPANDNPCGAIPLTVTNGCVFPAPFSTQFATLGPTIPPWPAGVSGITNIGGCTGPFNSDVWFTAVVPASGQLQLNTDDLGMTSAGMAVYTAGGTSCPNLTLNQVAGTCYINGSTYSSQMPGGTISLPAGTVVYIRVWRRNNNDGTFLLCARNPVNPPGCYYTLNLADAAGDGWNGGYVRLCVGGSCTNYTVYGNGGNLVFPASLGQTVTLEYFPVGGFQNQVSFGIQANNGFNIFNSANPPVAGFNTAFIVNADCNVPPAPISDCIGSQQVCNTQTFSYAPGNFGNSQDLGPTNRGCLSSNERQGAWYRFTTNAAGTIAFTIGIGMGTDYDFAVWGPFSGAPTCPPPGPPLRCNWSGTTGPTGLNYTALGTSEGAGGPPFSRWIDALANQTYLLYIDNYTMNGLTFSLSWNTNPANLLDCVLLPVEWLALEAEPKGTEVNLTWATASEHNSDFFRIQRSADGERYATVGVVEAAGSSSVRTDYLFTDKAPHAGLNYYRVEQVDADGRTYASNVVTALFRPGAGLSVYPNPAGESLWASFDLVDEGLVAWRILDASGREVGAGRADAAAGVNQVEIPLGIESGTYALLLTDSRGNPLGTARFIKR
- the meaB gene encoding methylmalonyl Co-A mutase-associated GTPase MeaB, whose product is MADLDALHEALLLGDRAALGRAITLVESRRAEDRAAAAELVERCRPRAGHALRLGITGIPGAGKSTLIDALGLWLIGQGHRVAVLAVDPSSARSGGSILGDKTRMERLAQRPEAFIRPTAAGGTLGGVAQRTREAIVLCEAAGYDRIVVETVGTGQNELEVDRMTDLNLLLLIAGAGDELQGIKRGIMESADAIAFTKCEGEARDRAEAARRELRGAIQLLPPRPSGRRPEALLTSALTGAGIAELGARLEALHAQDLASGLVDERRREQALHWMEQSIDLGLQEAFYADPRVAHALPALREAVRRGERSPVDAAAALLALFRTGGAPLP
- a CDS encoding pyridoxal phosphate-dependent aminotransferase, which translates into the protein MHLSPLVQSIVEPATLLMARRARELRAQGRDIIDLSLGEPDHDPPAFALEAAHEALRGPWHKYPPVNGFLDVRQAIADKFQRDNGLAYSPEQIVISTGAKHSIMNVVMSLCGPGDEVVIPAPYWVSYSEQVKLAGATPVLVRSTLEEDWKAPVERIAAAITPRTRLLMFSSPCNPSGSVLSLAELEALAEVVRRHPDLYVISDEIYEHIVFEGRHLSFAALPGMMERTITVNGLSKAFALTGWRIGYIGAPLWIAQACTKIQGQFTSGANSIAQRVTMACVAADPAVLAPMRADFLRRRDLTLKAMEAIPGWRCNVPQGAFYLMPDVSASIDGRTIKGSVDLSLYLLDAAGVSLVEGRSFGAEGTLRISYATSDDKLTEAMARVARAIEQLRTA